From the Jilunia laotingensis genome, the window AAAAGACAAAAATGGTGTGGACGTTCCACCCGAAGATGCCATCAACCAAATGCATAGATATCGTGATGCTATCTATTATAAGGACTATCAAACAAATTCTTTGAAAAAAGAAATAATTGGTGGTTATATTCTATTCCCGGGTGATGGTGAACCTGCTGATGTTGCTGTATCCAAGTTCCGAAAGACTATAGACGAAGTAAATATCGGAGCATTCCCACTTCGTCCCAAAGACGCTCATAACAGGCTACTTTTGGAACAATTCATTGAAGAGCTTATTCAAAACAAGTCCTATGAAACTATATCGAAAGTAATACCACAGAAAGGTACATTATTGAAAGTACCCAATCGTCTCCTTATCGGTTTGGTAGAAAATAGTTTACTATCAGGATACACACAAAGTTTCCTTGACGGTAATGCCACCGTATATTATACTAGGCCGAAATTCCCTACAACCATTTCATTGCATGATCTCCACTACTTCATACCTTACATAAAAAATGAAGGTGTTCGTGACATATATGAAATTGTCCGTGTAAGGACTATCACAAGTAAAGAGGCAAAACAAATAGAAGGTGAAGATACAACAGATGATACGCGTTTAGCATTCGAATTATGCTTTAGCCGTAAACTATTTGAAAATTATCAGCCGATTAACACCCATAAGCTCATTAACTATACATTTATAGATTCTTCATTTGATAAAATGGATGAGTGGGTGGTGGCAGATAAGTTTTAACTGTTATAGCTTGGTACTGCATCACTATTTGGGAGTGCCAACTAAAACCTAAAGCCCGCATACAACCATCTGAATCATTAGCTTATGCTTTGAGTCATATTTTTCTTGAAGACCGAAAAATCAGAACATATCAAATAACGGAAAGCAATAATAATTTCATGGTTGCTGAGCCGAAAGTAGCATATGGCCAAACAGACAAATAATAAGCGCAGACATACCCTTCATTGAGATCAACAATTTCCACCAAATGCAGATAACTGATCCTTCACCACCCGGTACATCGAATAATGCGCAGCTGCAACATATCGGAGTTTGATATGATAGCCACGTATAAACAATCCATTGATATTGGGTGGGGCAACGCTTACAGGATTTTTTAACTCATTGATTCTTGTTAGTATCAAAAACAAAATAGGGTGCAACTCATTGAGATACACCCTATTTAATTATCCTTGTTTATCGCAACTTACTTCACTTCCTCAAAGATAATTACTACTGTATATCAGTGTATTATATACAACTTGGTACAAATATGATTACTTTACTTCGTTTACTCTATATTTCAGCCTTAGCGAGAATAGAAAAGCTACCGCAAAAAACTTTAACTTAGTTTAACCATACTATTTTTGACGATTTCTATTTTCTCTTGTTTTCAGATAGTCTTCGATATTTTCTCTTATTATGCTTTTCTTTTCATAAGCTATTGATTTGCAAAACTGTATCTATTTTTTCCTTTCGTTTTTTATGAAAAAGTGTTATACCTTTGCATTGCTAAATAAAAAACAATAGGCATGAAGCAAAAACAATATATACTCCATTCTTTGACAATAGAGGTCATTGCGGTGTTGCTGGCTTCAATGATTGCATTTCAAATATGCAATATGCTTAGCATACGAATGAGTTTGCTTCCGTTCGTTATGGCTGTCGGATATGTGATACTGAAACTTCTATATCATCTTTGCATCTCTATAGCAAGATACATTATAGAAACTCCTTTGTCACATTTGGCATTAGCCGATGAAGTGACAGATAAAAAGACTTCGGCTGTTGCATCCTTACATACCCAAGATTGTGTAGAAGTACAAAAAAGGCGTATGGAATTATTCCATTATGAATACCAGCATGAGCAACAACAATACAAGCAACAAAAAGAAAGAGAAGAAGACGAGAAATTAAATGCTATCCTGAAATATACACGAGACACATTCAAGCGTTTTGATTTGGACGAAACAGAGATTTTCCAAATTTGCGAATCTGTCCGCTATTTTGTGACTAATCGTCAAGTGCTTTCCATGACCGAGATTCATATTAAGAAACATAGTTCGCTCACACAAATCTCTTTAAAGAACTTTGCTTGGAACATCGCTTTCCAATATAATATAGGTGGAGATGTAACTACATCATTTGTGATAGCGACATTTGCCGAATGGTTCACTAACTCCACGTTTGACACCGTAAGAAAGAATCTGCGAACTACAACAGGTCGGCATAAAATTGAAATTGACGAAAATATCCTGTCGAAATACGGTATCTAAGCCATTTTTTCGCTTCCAAATAATAATTATTATCGGAAGTTGCTTATGTTATCAGAGTATTTATATAAATTTGCTCTTGAATTAAAACGTTTTACCTCATGGCTAATTTGAACAGACTAAAAGTCGTACTTGCAGAACAACAAAAAACAGGAAAATGGCTTGCAGAACAGATTGGTAAATCCAATTGCACTGTGAGTAAATGGTGTAGTAATTCTGTTCAACCAGACCTCAAAACCCTTAATGATATAGCTAATGTTCTTGATATTGATGTGAAAGATTTGATTGTTAGCAGTAATAAATCTTAAAACAATTTATTATCATGGAAGTAAACAAGAAAGAACTCAAAGAACAAGAGATACGCACCTTGTTCATTACCCCTGCACTCCAACAAAAGGGCTGGGCTGTAAGCGTAAATATGCGTGAAGAGTATTATTTCACGGATGGTCGAGTACTTGTTGTTGGCAACCAACATTCAGTAGCAGAGGGCAAAAAGGCTGATTATCTATTATACCATAATGGTAAGCCCATTGCAGTGGTAGAAGCTAAAGATAACAAACATGCCGTTGGGGGTGGTATTCAACAAGCTATGGATTATGCCCAAATCCTTGACTTGAAATTTGCGTACTCCAGTAATGGTGATGCTTTCTTGGAACATGACTTTATCACAGGGAAAGAAACCGAAATCAAATTAGAGAATTTCCCGACAGAAGAGGAATTATACAATCGTTATCTTGCATCCAAGAACTATACA encodes:
- a CDS encoding helix-turn-helix domain-containing protein; amino-acid sequence: MANLNRLKVVLAEQQKTGKWLAEQIGKSNCTVSKWCSNSVQPDLKTLNDIANVLDIDVKDLIVSSNKS